The following coding sequences lie in one Burkholderia cepacia genomic window:
- the hemH gene encoding ferrochelatase, with protein sequence MRFDLEPPSSIAAAHRIGVLLINLGTPDAPTPRAVRRYLAEFLSDPRVVEIPQAVWQVLLRTLILPLRGRASAKKYAAVWMPEGSPLRVYTERQTDSVRHLLTSNGYHVMVDYAMRYGSPNISHALAQFKRAGVERVLLMPMYPQYSASTTATAFDAAFDALARMRNQPEVRTVRHYADHPAYIHALAEQVRQYWAQHGRPDFAAGDKLVLSFHGVPKRTLDLGDPYHDQCQQTGALLMAALGLSTTECRVTFQSRFGKAEWLQPYTAPTLREFGEAGVRRADVFCPGFTADCLETIEEIGMEVRDEFLAGGGKAFHRIPCLNGAPAWIGALGEIVAENLQGWPVRAAQPETVSEVR encoded by the coding sequence ATGCGTTTCGATCTTGAGCCGCCTTCGAGCATCGCGGCCGCCCATCGCATCGGTGTGCTGCTGATCAATCTCGGCACGCCCGACGCACCCACGCCGCGCGCGGTGCGGCGCTATCTGGCCGAATTCCTGTCGGATCCGCGAGTTGTCGAGATTCCGCAGGCCGTCTGGCAGGTGCTGCTGCGCACGCTGATCCTGCCGCTGCGCGGCCGCGCGTCCGCGAAGAAATACGCGGCCGTCTGGATGCCCGAAGGCTCGCCGCTGCGCGTCTACACCGAGCGCCAGACCGACAGCGTGCGGCACCTGCTCACGTCGAACGGCTATCACGTGATGGTCGACTACGCGATGCGCTACGGCAGCCCGAACATTTCGCACGCGCTTGCGCAGTTCAAGCGCGCGGGCGTCGAGCGCGTGCTGCTGATGCCGATGTATCCGCAATATTCGGCGTCGACCACGGCCACCGCCTTCGATGCTGCCTTCGACGCGCTTGCGCGCATGCGCAACCAGCCGGAAGTGCGCACCGTGCGGCATTACGCCGACCACCCGGCCTATATCCACGCGCTGGCCGAACAGGTGCGCCAGTACTGGGCGCAGCACGGCCGGCCCGACTTCGCGGCCGGCGACAAGCTCGTGCTGAGTTTCCACGGCGTGCCGAAGCGCACGCTCGACCTCGGCGACCCGTATCACGACCAGTGCCAGCAGACGGGCGCGTTGCTGATGGCCGCGCTCGGACTGTCGACGACCGAATGCCGTGTCACGTTCCAGTCGCGCTTCGGCAAGGCCGAATGGCTTCAGCCGTACACCGCGCCGACGCTGCGCGAGTTCGGCGAGGCCGGCGTGCGGCGCGCCGACGTGTTCTGTCCCGGTTTCACGGCCGATTGCCTGGAGACGATCGAGGAGATCGGCATGGAAGTGCGCGACGAGTTCCTGGCCGGCGGCGGCAAGGCGTTCCACCGCATTCCGTGCCTGAACGGCGCGCCCGCATGGATCGGCGCACTCGGCGAGATCGTCGCCGAGAATCTGCAGGGCTGGCCCGTCAGGGCCGCGCAGCCCGAAACGGTGAGTGAAGTGCGATGA
- a CDS encoding RNA-binding S4 domain-containing protein: MNYKISTEPGAKLRIDKWLWAARFFKTRSLATDAVDKGHVKIGGAAVKPAKEVRVGDEVEIAMDGIVWHIAVLGVCDVRGPASVAQTLYAETEAGRAARLAELERRRTYREPAAELHGRPTKRDRRIIDRFSGGS; the protein is encoded by the coding sequence ATGAATTACAAGATTTCGACTGAACCGGGCGCGAAGCTGCGCATCGACAAATGGCTATGGGCGGCCCGTTTCTTCAAGACGCGCTCGCTCGCGACCGATGCGGTCGACAAGGGGCACGTGAAGATCGGCGGCGCGGCGGTCAAGCCGGCCAAGGAAGTGCGCGTCGGCGACGAGGTCGAGATTGCGATGGACGGCATCGTCTGGCACATTGCCGTGCTCGGCGTGTGCGACGTGCGCGGGCCGGCGAGCGTTGCCCAGACGCTTTACGCGGAAACGGAAGCGGGGCGGGCCGCGCGGCTCGCCGAACTGGAGCGGCGTCGCACGTATCGCGAGCCGGCGGCGGAACTGCACGGCCGGCCGACGAAGCGCGACCGGCGCATCATCGACAGATTTTCTGGTGGGAGCTGA
- the grpE gene encoding nucleotide exchange factor GrpE yields the protein MENTQENPATQSAEDIGSEKQAAQGAAPAAEAADAALAEAQAKVAELQESYLRAKAETENVRRRAQDDVSKAHKFAIESFAEHLLPVLDSLEAAVNDTSGDIAKVREGVELTLRQLTSALEKGRVVALNPVGEKFDPHQHQAISMVPADQEPNTVVTVLQKGYTIADRVLRPALVTVAQPK from the coding sequence ATGGAAAACACGCAAGAGAACCCGGCTACCCAATCGGCCGAAGACATCGGTAGCGAGAAGCAGGCGGCGCAAGGCGCTGCTCCCGCCGCCGAAGCAGCCGACGCGGCGCTCGCGGAGGCTCAAGCCAAGGTCGCCGAGCTGCAGGAGAGCTACCTGCGGGCGAAGGCCGAGACCGAGAACGTCCGCCGCCGCGCGCAGGACGACGTCTCGAAGGCGCACAAGTTCGCGATCGAGAGCTTCGCGGAACACCTGCTGCCGGTGCTGGACAGCCTGGAAGCGGCCGTCAACGATACGTCCGGCGATATCGCGAAGGTGCGTGAAGGCGTCGAGCTGACGCTGCGCCAGCTGACGAGCGCGCTCGAGAAGGGCCGCGTCGTCGCGCTCAACCCGGTCGGCGAGAAGTTCGATCCGCACCAGCACCAGGCGATTTCGATGGTACCGGCCGACCAGGAGCCGAACACCGTCGTCACCGTGCTGCAAAAGGGCTATACCATCGCCGACCGCGTGCTGCGTCCGGCGCTCGTCACCGTCGCCCAGCCGAAGTAA
- a CDS encoding thioredoxin family protein, producing MMPAGVDPAAFDAFDMQALDAGTFDAAIDGAGDALAVVFFWGVDCFNCEIAKKAMLAQSDAIRALDLKWFHCNVYEHHQLGRRFGLHGVPTWFFFHRGKRLGRATGWHGLAQFQAAVSAARAKVAAAAIR from the coding sequence ATGATGCCCGCCGGCGTCGATCCGGCCGCGTTTGATGCGTTCGACATGCAGGCGCTCGACGCCGGCACGTTCGACGCGGCCATCGACGGCGCGGGCGACGCGCTCGCGGTGGTGTTCTTCTGGGGCGTCGACTGCTTCAACTGCGAGATCGCGAAGAAGGCGATGCTCGCCCAGTCGGACGCCATCCGCGCACTGGACCTGAAGTGGTTCCATTGCAACGTGTACGAACACCATCAGCTGGGGCGCCGCTTCGGGCTGCACGGCGTGCCGACGTGGTTCTTCTTCCACCGCGGCAAGCGGCTGGGCCGCGCGACGGGCTGGCATGGCCTCGCGCAGTTCCAGGCGGCCGTGTCGGCGGCGCGGGCGAAGGTCGCGGCGGCGGCGATCCGCTAG